One Cellulomonas soli DNA window includes the following coding sequences:
- a CDS encoding substrate-binding domain-containing protein, whose protein sequence is MKRTKVSLLLTVALAGVLAATIASPASADPTPQPKDLVGVGSDTTEYAVNYLADGVKVGGLYSPGYNASAGARLVSFNATGTTPVVLKSGTVAVTRPNGSGAGKATLYGAGLNTNVNFARSSSSLSAAEVSAGLWQVPFAQDGLKLATATTSNAPASITAAQLVGIYNGSISNWNQIGGTAGVIVPMIPQTGSGTRTVFVAQLQAANGGVAVTLASTVVEVQEHDAAPVAANANAVAPFSTGRAKSATGIKLAGGWSYTRALYNVVRQADLSTAWFTQVFGADGFICSGSGQALIEAAGFDQLAVPADGGACGVPTQAATTNFTVN, encoded by the coding sequence ATGAAGCGCACGAAGGTCTCGCTCCTCCTCACCGTCGCCCTCGCGGGCGTGCTCGCCGCCACGATCGCCTCCCCGGCGTCGGCCGACCCGACCCCGCAGCCCAAGGACCTCGTGGGCGTCGGCTCGGACACCACCGAGTACGCGGTCAACTACCTCGCCGACGGGGTGAAGGTCGGCGGGCTCTACTCGCCCGGCTACAACGCGTCCGCGGGCGCCCGCCTGGTCTCCTTCAACGCGACGGGCACCACCCCGGTCGTCCTCAAGTCGGGCACGGTCGCCGTCACGCGCCCGAACGGCTCCGGCGCCGGCAAGGCCACCCTCTACGGGGCGGGCCTCAACACGAACGTCAACTTCGCGCGGTCGTCCTCCTCGCTGTCCGCCGCGGAGGTCTCCGCAGGACTGTGGCAGGTCCCGTTCGCCCAGGACGGCCTCAAGCTCGCGACCGCGACCACGTCGAACGCGCCCGCGTCGATCACCGCGGCCCAACTGGTCGGCATCTACAACGGCTCGATCAGCAACTGGAACCAGATCGGTGGCACGGCCGGCGTGATCGTCCCGATGATCCCGCAGACCGGGTCCGGCACCCGCACGGTCTTCGTCGCCCAGCTGCAGGCCGCGAACGGTGGCGTGGCGGTCACGCTCGCCTCGACGGTCGTCGAGGTCCAGGAGCACGACGCCGCCCCGGTCGCCGCGAACGCCAACGCGGTCGCACCGTTCTCCACCGGCCGGGCCAAGTCCGCGACGGGCATCAAGCTCGCGGGCGGCTGGAGCTACACCCGGGCGCTCTACAACGTGGTGCGCCAGGCCGACCTGTCGACCGCCTGGTTCACCCAGGTCTTCGGCGCCGACGGCTTCATCTGCTCGGGCTCCGGCCAGGCGCTCATCGAGGCCGCCGGCTTCGACCAGCTCGCGGTGCCCGCCGACGGCGGCGCCTGCGGTGTCCCGACGCAGGCCGCGACGACGAACTTCACCGTCAACTGA
- a CDS encoding Ig-like domain-containing protein, translating into MRPIKLLATLAAGALLSSAVALACAAPASAEDEGPDLPGSIYFLAKAGGLDANGQTDVITSGTTLDRPFQSLAVSAQCPAGAVSLQPMIRIPQANVPESQWLEVPIAANMNHVDAQGRFYTDRGDRLTKPDALAYIATQAGKTGTIPLLAVCRDELGLGVGLFRTTLTLTGDLSNLAWSVPAPTPLGGGTQVTATTTTLTGAVQGADLVLSAAVAPAGAGGTVTFSEGGTTVGTAAVSGGVAQVTVPSPASGSHSYTATFAPSDAAAFGASSGTYAVAVALDAATGQLVLSVPAAPVVDGALTFSVPFATPVALAGTRASDNSRVVATGAFPTVTVTDTRRDGLLTGWEVNAQASDFTGAAGTVGAKYLGWAPALPQMLPEAGSPLVAQAGAPVASSLDEVASPGLSASALLGGTATAGRGTTTLDAALNLAIPGSTTAGSYTSTVTVTLIAD; encoded by the coding sequence ATGCGTCCCATCAAGCTCCTGGCCACCCTGGCCGCCGGCGCGCTCCTGTCGAGCGCCGTCGCCCTGGCCTGCGCGGCACCTGCCTCTGCCGAGGACGAGGGTCCTGACCTGCCCGGCAGCATCTACTTCCTCGCGAAGGCCGGTGGGCTCGACGCGAACGGGCAGACCGACGTCATCACGAGCGGCACGACGCTCGACCGGCCGTTCCAGTCGCTGGCCGTGTCCGCCCAGTGCCCGGCCGGTGCGGTCTCGCTGCAGCCGATGATCCGGATCCCGCAGGCCAACGTGCCCGAGTCGCAGTGGCTCGAGGTCCCGATCGCGGCGAACATGAACCACGTCGACGCGCAGGGGCGCTTCTACACCGACCGCGGCGACCGCCTCACGAAGCCTGACGCGCTGGCGTACATCGCCACGCAGGCGGGCAAGACGGGGACGATCCCGCTGCTGGCGGTCTGCCGGGACGAGCTCGGTCTGGGTGTCGGCCTCTTCCGCACGACCCTGACGCTCACCGGTGACCTGTCGAACCTCGCCTGGTCGGTTCCCGCGCCCACGCCCCTCGGTGGCGGCACCCAGGTGACCGCGACGACGACGACCCTGACGGGTGCCGTGCAGGGTGCGGACCTGGTCCTGTCGGCCGCGGTCGCACCGGCCGGCGCCGGCGGCACGGTCACGTTCTCCGAGGGCGGGACGACGGTCGGCACCGCGGCGGTCTCGGGCGGTGTCGCGCAGGTGACGGTGCCGTCGCCCGCGTCGGGCTCGCACAGCTACACCGCGACCTTCGCGCCGTCCGACGCGGCGGCGTTCGGCGCCTCCTCGGGCACGTACGCGGTCGCGGTCGCGCTGGACGCCGCGACGGGTCAGCTCGTGCTGTCGGTGCCCGCTGCCCCCGTGGTCGACGGCGCCCTGACGTTCTCGGTGCCGTTCGCCACGCCGGTCGCCCTCGCGGGCACGCGCGCCTCGGACAACTCCCGGGTCGTGGCCACGGGCGCCTTCCCGACGGTCACCGTGACCGACACGCGCCGTGACGGGCTGCTGACGGGCTGGGAGGTCAACGCGCAGGCGTCCGACTTCACCGGTGCCGCGGGCACGGTCGGGGCGAAGTACCTGGGGTGGGCACCTGCCCTGCCGCAGATGCTGCCCGAGGCCGGCAGCCCCCTGGTCGCCCAGGCCGGCGCCCCGGTCGCCTCGTCCCTCGACGAGGTCGCCAGCCCGGGCCTGTCGGCGAGCGCGCTGCTCGGCGGCACCGCGACCGCCGGCCGGGGGACGACCACGCTGGACGCCGCCCTCAACCTGGCGATCCCGGGCTCGACCACCGCGGGGTCCTACACCTCGACGGTCACGGTCACGCTGATCGCCGACTGA
- a CDS encoding Ig-like domain-containing protein: MTRTRTLAGLLAGVVVATAALAVATPASANDEGPDVAGQIFLFPNTGGFTNAANTTPVTSGTGTVRPFQSLAVDQLCPADTAAVQAAIRIPQPGVPENDWAQVPITAATNVKDAQGRYYTARGDYLTKPEAMTYIASQPGSTGTLPLILMCRNDAGLGIGVLRTTITMTGNASALTWSVPTPTMPRSTATATLTASQSAVEQGTAVTFSVAVAPAAATGTVEFLAGTTSLGTGTLSGGVATLTTSALPVGTASVTAVYAGDSTYGAATSAAVDVQVAAVAPRSTTTTLTVDRVDGDAYQSVALTAAVASASGTPAGTVAFSDNGVVLGTVPVTAGSVPVFTTNVLGAGSHALVATFTGTAPYTDSASAPVATAYTLAGAVAEQTVTLDIPVGTITLTTPYTPTSPLALGTAVLDPADSTYSASAPFEGIVITDTRAGNLGWTASVVSGAFTSAGGDSFDGGHAGLTGLAATQVAGNALLATDVVVSDNAPFTVGLATPKVFASYPAARSLGTAHLAGVFGVDQVPSSVAPGLYTATVTLTAV, encoded by the coding sequence ATGACCCGCACCAGGACGCTCGCCGGCTTGCTCGCCGGTGTCGTCGTCGCCACGGCCGCCCTGGCCGTCGCGACCCCCGCCTCCGCCAACGACGAAGGCCCGGACGTCGCAGGCCAGATCTTCCTGTTCCCGAACACGGGCGGCTTCACCAACGCCGCCAACACCACGCCCGTCACGAGCGGCACCGGGACGGTCCGGCCGTTCCAGTCGCTGGCCGTCGACCAGCTCTGCCCGGCCGACACCGCCGCGGTGCAGGCCGCGATCCGCATCCCGCAGCCGGGCGTGCCCGAGAACGACTGGGCCCAGGTCCCGATCACGGCGGCCACGAACGTGAAGGACGCCCAGGGGCGCTACTACACGGCGCGTGGCGACTACCTCACCAAGCCCGAGGCCATGACGTACATCGCCTCGCAGCCCGGGAGCACCGGCACGCTGCCGCTCATCCTCATGTGCCGCAACGACGCCGGTCTGGGTATCGGCGTCCTGCGCACCACGATCACGATGACGGGCAACGCCTCCGCCCTGACCTGGTCGGTCCCGACGCCGACGATGCCGCGCAGCACGGCCACCGCGACGCTCACCGCCTCGCAGTCCGCGGTCGAGCAGGGCACGGCCGTGACGTTCTCCGTGGCGGTGGCCCCGGCCGCCGCGACGGGCACGGTCGAGTTCCTGGCCGGGACGACCTCGCTCGGCACGGGCACCCTCAGCGGCGGGGTCGCGACCCTGACCACCAGCGCGCTGCCCGTCGGCACCGCGTCGGTCACGGCCGTGTACGCCGGTGACAGCACCTACGGGGCGGCCACCTCCGCCGCGGTCGACGTGCAGGTCGCCGCCGTGGCGCCCCGCTCGACGACCACGACCCTCACGGTCGACCGGGTCGACGGCGACGCGTACCAGTCGGTCGCGCTGACCGCCGCGGTGGCCTCCGCGTCCGGCACGCCCGCCGGCACGGTCGCGTTCTCGGACAACGGGGTCGTGCTCGGCACGGTCCCGGTGACCGCGGGCTCCGTCCCGGTCTTCACCACGAACGTGCTCGGTGCGGGCAGCCACGCCCTGGTCGCCACGTTCACCGGCACGGCGCCGTACACCGACTCGGCCTCCGCGCCGGTCGCCACGGCGTACACGCTCGCGGGCGCCGTCGCCGAGCAGACCGTCACGCTCGACATCCCGGTCGGCACCATCACACTGACCACGCCGTACACGCCCACCTCGCCGCTCGCGCTGGGCACCGCGGTCCTCGACCCGGCGGACTCGACGTACTCGGCCTCCGCACCGTTCGAGGGCATCGTCATCACCGACACCCGCGCCGGCAACCTCGGCTGGACCGCCTCGGTCGTCTCCGGGGCGTTCACGTCGGCGGGCGGCGACTCGTTCGACGGCGGGCACGCCGGTCTCACGGGCCTGGCCGCGACGCAGGTCGCGGGCAACGCGCTGCTGGCCACGGACGTCGTGGTGAGCGACAACGCACCGTTCACGGTGGGCCTGGCCACGCCGAAGGTGTTCGCCAGCTACCCGGCTGCGCGCTCGCTCGGCACGGCGCACCTGGCCGGCGTGTTCGGCGTCGACCAGGTCCCCTCGTCGGTGGCGCCCGGTCTGTACACCGCGACGGTGACCCTCACCGCCGTCTGA